The DNA region TTTTATATCGCTATCATATCTTTTGCTTTCTTCCTGCTTTTTCTTTGAACTCAGGGCAGCTTTTTTTTGCTTCTCATCATGGTAAAAGATCGCAGACCTGTATTGTGTGCCGATATCAGGTCCCTGCTTGTTCTTTGTGGTGGGGTCATGTATGCTCCAGAACACTTCCAGCAGTTCTTCGTATGAAATTATATCCGGATCGAAAATGATCTCTATGGATTCGGCGTGTCCGGTGGTTCCTGTGGCTACATCATAGTATCCGGGATCTGCCATTAAACCGCCTGTGTATCCTACTTTTGTTGATGTTACTCCCTTTATCCGGCTGAAGTTTTCCTCCACTCCCCAGAAGCATCCTGCTGCAAATGTGGCTTTTTCCATCATTGTTACTCACCATTCTCTCGATGTGTTTTTTATTCATCTTCCCCGAACTGCAGGGCTGCAGAATTTATACAATAACGCTTCCCTGTGGGTTCCGGACCGTCATCAAAAACATGTCCCAGGTGGCTTCCACAATTGGAGCAGATCACTTCTATCCGGTGCATGAAGTGGCTATCATCAGTGACAAGTTCCACACGATCACTGGAGATCACATCGTAAAAGCTTGGCCACCCGGATTGTGAATCGAACTTCTTATCTGATGCAAATATGACCTGGCCACAGGCACCACAGTTGTATGTTCCCTTTTTCTTGTTTGACAACAGTTTCCCTGTAAACGGCATTTCCGTTCTCTTTTCCCTTAAAATTGCATACTGTTCAGGTGTCAGTAGCTTTTTCCACTCCTCTTCTGACCTCTTTATTTTCTCTATTATGCTAAAACCCCCTTTAGCAGAAAAATAATGTATAAAAATTGGATCTTGAAGATAAGTACTTTATGTAATAATTAACGTCACTGTGGTATATTTTATCCTTGTATAAATACATAATATGTAATTCATATATTTTGGACGGGGGAATGTTCTTATACGGATGCCACAAATAATTAAGGGGGTGATCTATCATGGCGGAATATATAGAACTATGCAGTACAACTGATGTGCCGGAAGGGGAAATGAGGAGCTTCACAGCCGGGGGTAACGAGGTTCTGGTGGTTAACCTGAAAGGGGAGTTCTATGGTCTTGATGCCATCTGCAATCACATGGGTGGCAAATTGGTCGAAGGAAGGCTCAGGGATAACCTTGTCATATGTCCTGTTCACAGGTGCCGTTATGATGTGACTTCGGGGAAGGTCAAAAGGGGCGCAGGTTTTTTAGTTGAGACGTTTTCAGGCAAATGTGGTGACCAGAAAGCATACGAGCTCAAAGTAGAGGATGGCAAGGTCTTCGTAAATATGTAAGACCGCTATTATTCTAGATTTGAACAATTTTGCTACAGTTCTTGATGTATTAGTTCCTACCGCAAATGCTTATATCAGTCAGTCTTATCATGTATCCATGGCATTTCTACTTATATTGGGATTATTTGCTGTTTTAGTATTAATTGCGGTTATTCTGCTTGGGATCGGTGTAAAGAATAACTCTGACACTGATCAGGGCTCAGTAATGTATCCCAAAGGCTACTGGCTTGGAAGGGGTATTGCCCTTGGTCTCCTGCTTGGTGTGCCGCTGGGTCTTGGTGCAGGCATCTTAACCGGAAATCTCGGACTTGGTATTGCTCTTGGTCCTGTATTTGGAATAGGCTTTGGAAGTGCTATAGGATCTATACTTGAAAAGAAACATAAAAATAACATCCGGGAACTGACAGATGAAGAAAAAAGGCTTCAAAGGACACTTCTGGTCTTCACCATCAGTTTTCTGATCCTTGGTGTCACTGTGCTCTTTGCTTTGTTCTACTTATACAGTAGGATGTAATTACTTGGTTATGTGCCGGATCTTAAATTCAAAGTATATATCTGGCTTAAAAAGTGACTTTTGCCTGATCTTATCTACTGCCAATAGTCAAATATGTATATTATCTGTGCCTAATGATATTCTATGGGTATTCTGGATCTTATCCCTTCCTGGCTCTCATGGGATGTTGCGATAATTTTTTCCGTTCTGGTCATAATATTGACCTTCCTGTTAGCTAAGCTAATAGATCGGTTGCTAAAGGCATATTTTGTATTGGCCAGCAAGAAAATGAACATCGATGAGACAACTTATGGGCTTGTAAGACGAATAATAGTTGCGCTAGTCTATTTCTCCGGTTTCCTTGTGATCGTTTTTAGCAATCAAAGCCTTCGTGACCTGTCCCTAGCCCTTTTTGCAGGGGCAGGATTTGCAGGTATTGTTATTGGTATGGCTGCCCAGAGCACGCTTTCCAATATCATTGCAGGTATTTCCCTTGCAACCTTCAGGCCATTTCGTGTAGGTGACCTGCTGACCATACATGATGAATATGGTCGTGTGACGGATATCACGCTGGGTTATACAAAGATCAGGACATGGGACAACAGGAGGCTGAACATTCCTAATCATATCATAAGTGATGAGGCCATCATTAACTGGTCCATTGATGACCCTTCCGTTAACTGGACAGTTGAGATCGGGATAAGCTATGATTCAGATATCGATCTTGCACGCAGTATAATGATCGCTGAGGCTCGTAAACATCCAAAGGTCATGAATTATGAACAACTCCTGCATTATCTGCCTAATACACTAAATGGTGAAGAGATCTCTGTGCTTGTCACAGAACTGGGTGATTTCGCAGTGAATCTCAAATTATATGTGTGGGTTCATGACCGTTCAGTTGCATTTAGCACTGGTTGTGAATTGAAAGAGGCTATCAAGAAAAGGTTCGATGCTGAAGGAGTTGAGATACCATTCCCATACAGGACCATCGTTTACAAAAAAGATCTTGAAGAGTCGCAGCACGAGTCTGCGGCTTAAACTTGCTTTTTGAAGATCTGGCATCTGATGTATGATTTCAGATAGGCTTCTCTTTTCAGGGTCATGGAGTTCTCTTCACAGATATCCACATAAGCATTGTTCCAGTTATCTTCATTGGTCTTGAACATGAAGAATGGCAGCAGCATCATACTGGTTATTGAAAATCGTGGTCGTGCACAGTCTATCAGGACAAAATATCCGCCTCTGATCAGTACTCTGAAAGCTTCTTTTATTTTTGAATGGGCATAAGCAAGCTGGTTATTTGAGAGGTCGATTCCCAGGATCTTTCCGTTATGTTCCATCTTCTCTTCTCTTTCAAGATCGAGTGATGCAGTACTGCATCCAAGATCGAGCACTTTCATTCCTTTTTCAATTGGCATCTCTGATGCGGCTCTTTCATAGAAGGAATACTCGAATCCCAGCAACGTTGCGAAAATATCGTAGTTCTTCTTGCCATATATGGTCCCAAAGTCGTTACCCTTCGCACTCATCGAATATAATATTGGGAAATATATTTTATATATTTATTTTTCATGTTATATTCTTCCGGAATTCCCCGCTGTTCTCATCCGATTTCAGGTAATGGGGAATGTTTAACAAATAATTTATACTACAATTCTGTTCTTAACTACAACCAGAATAGAGAATGTGCAATTATGATAGGTCGATTCAAACACGGTGATGATGTTTTCTATGGTAGTGTCAGCGGGGAGCTCGTTACATCCATGGACCATGAGGGCAGGACATTTGAGCTATCCGAGCTTTCTTTACTTCCTCCTGCAACTCCTTCTAAGATTATATGTATTGGTCTGAACTATGTTGATCATGCTATTGAACTTGATATGGAGATTCCTACAGAGCCTGTAATATTCATGAAGCCTTCCTCTTCGTTGATCGGCCCTGGTGGTAAAATTGCTTATCCTGCCATGAGTCAGCGCGTGGACTATGAGGCAGAACTGGCCGTTGTGATCGGGAAAAAGTGCAGGAACATCAGCTCAGATAATGCAATGGATGTTATTGCAGGTTATACTTGCTTTAATGATGTGACAGCTCGTGACCTGCAGCAAAAAGATGGCCAATGGACACGCTCCAAGAGCTTTGATACATTTGCACCTTTAGGTCCGTTCATTGTTCCAAAAGAGGAACTTGATCCTTCTGATGTTAATGTCAGCAGTTTTGTGAACGGTGAGGTCAGGCAAAGTTCAAGCACATCGAATCTGATATTTGATATTCCATACCTGATCGAGTTCATATCCGGCATCATGACCCTTGAGGTCGGTGATGTGATCGCGACAGGTACTCCGCCGGGAGTAGGCGAGCTGGAACGTGGTGACATTGTGGAAGTTAAGATCGAAGGAATTGGTACTTTG from Methanococcoides methylutens includes:
- a CDS encoding class I SAM-dependent methyltransferase, with translation MSAKGNDFGTIYGKKNYDIFATLLGFEYSFYERAASEMPIEKGMKVLDLGCSTASLDLEREEKMEHNGKILGIDLSNNQLAYAHSKIKEAFRVLIRGGYFVLIDCARPRFSITSMMLLPFFMFKTNEDNWNNAYVDICEENSMTLKREAYLKSYIRCQIFKKQV
- the msrA gene encoding peptide-methionine (S)-S-oxide reductase MsrA, whose amino-acid sequence is MEKATFAAGCFWGVEENFSRIKGVTSTKVGYTGGLMADPGYYDVATGTTGHAESIEIIFDPDIISYEELLEVFWSIHDPTTKNKQGPDIGTQYRSAIFYHDEKQKKAALSSKKKQEESKRYDSDIKTEIVPASIFYPAEEYHQKYFEKMRSR
- the msrB gene encoding peptide-methionine (R)-S-oxide reductase MsrB; protein product: MIEKIKRSEEEWKKLLTPEQYAILREKRTEMPFTGKLLSNKKKGTYNCGACGQVIFASDKKFDSQSGWPSFYDVISSDRVELVTDDSHFMHRIEVICSNCGSHLGHVFDDGPEPTGKRYCINSAALQFGEDE
- a CDS encoding Rieske (2Fe-2S) protein; the protein is MAEYIELCSTTDVPEGEMRSFTAGGNEVLVVNLKGEFYGLDAICNHMGGKLVEGRLRDNLVICPVHRCRYDVTSGKVKRGAGFLVETFSGKCGDQKAYELKVEDGKVFVNM
- a CDS encoding fumarylacetoacetate hydrolase family protein yields the protein MIGRFKHGDDVFYGSVSGELVTSMDHEGRTFELSELSLLPPATPSKIICIGLNYVDHAIELDMEIPTEPVIFMKPSSSLIGPGGKIAYPAMSQRVDYEAELAVVIGKKCRNISSDNAMDVIAGYTCFNDVTARDLQQKDGQWTRSKSFDTFAPLGPFIVPKEELDPSDVNVSSFVNGEVRQSSSTSNLIFDIPYLIEFISGIMTLEVGDVIATGTPPGVGELERGDIVEVKIEGIGTLMNEVV
- a CDS encoding mechanosensitive ion channel family protein, producing MGILDLIPSWLSWDVAIIFSVLVIILTFLLAKLIDRLLKAYFVLASKKMNIDETTYGLVRRIIVALVYFSGFLVIVFSNQSLRDLSLALFAGAGFAGIVIGMAAQSTLSNIIAGISLATFRPFRVGDLLTIHDEYGRVTDITLGYTKIRTWDNRRLNIPNHIISDEAIINWSIDDPSVNWTVEIGISYDSDIDLARSIMIAEARKHPKVMNYEQLLHYLPNTLNGEEISVLVTELGDFAVNLKLYVWVHDRSVAFSTGCELKEAIKKRFDAEGVEIPFPYRTIVYKKDLEESQHESAA